ATAACagattttaaaaatatttatttacccATGTGCAGGGGGAGTTTGCGAGCCAAGTTTTCCAGAGTAGTGGAGAAGAACATATTAGAAATATGGCTTCGCGATATATGGATTTTGCAAATGTCCAACACCCCCATATGGGTTATTGGCCGACGTTTGAGAGACAAGTGCCATGGAATCGATCTCCAATGCGTCATTTTCCAAATGTTTTTCAAACAAATACAGGAGCTGAACAAATTCATTCCCCGTCTCATAGTCAAATAGGTGGAGGGATTGGTCGCTCGTTTGAGGGGTTAATGTCGGATAATGATCTAATGGATTACGTTCACACATACCCTTTCTCTGAACTTATAAATATTTTGAATCTAAATTTTATGGTCGGGGGTTCGTCAACACACGTCAACGAAGCAAGTCAACCCCAGTTTTTGTCTCCTACATTCGAGTTCCCATTTTACAACGAAGATCCATTCACCGACCCCAGGTTAGTGAATGCACCAATACCAAGAACACAACAACAAGAGTCAGAGACCCAATTCACGGGAAGGAGAAACATAGATTTTGACCTAATTGTTGAAGCGGACACCGATGATGTCAATGTATTCCCGCTTAGTAGAACAAGACGTACTAACGCTGGAAGGAGGCCTCCTTGTGGCACATAGTTTGGCATTTTATGTTATTTATCTTGAATTCAATGTTAAAACATGTTGTATTAAATTATGTTGTATGACAAAATTTATATTCTATTTAATTACTACTACCCCCTTCCACATATCCTTATTCATCTATAAATACCTCCCCCCATTCCACAACTCCTTTACCCCCTTCCACAACTCTTTACTCTTATAATGGATAACAATATGGGCATAGCTTTCTGTTCTCAACTAGCTCCAAAGTCTGCAAGATTGACGGACCCGATTTTGAGGTGTGTAAGGAGGCCGTCCACGGCAGACATGCCTGGGTCGAGCTCGAAGAAAACCCCAGAAAATCAACCAGGAAATCCAGCTGAAAACCCCCAGGAGAGAAAGATTTTTGTAGTTGAAGTCGAAGAATCAAAAGACTGGTCCAAGGATGTTGTCGAGTTTTATGCCAACGAGGATTCCCCATTTTGCTATACTCGTTTTATTACAAAAAACTAGATATAAATTTTTGGGGTGCTCTCCTAGGTTGCCAGTCCATCCGTTCgctattattattgttatataaGCTATTTAATTCTTTACCTACCACTAGATGTTGCCTATAAATAATGGAGAAAATATGGACTAAATGCACATCTCTTCCTTTCTCTTACATCACAAATACTCTCTTTACTCTCTATCACAACCATTCCCTTCTCTATCACAACTAGAAAATTCACTAGAAAATCAAACCAAGAAATCCACCAAAAAAATTGTTTAACTTCAACCTCTTATCCATTCAACTACATCACAACCACATTTCTTACACCAATGTTtgcaccgatatttgttcaactGTACTGGGGGAACGTTTCATATGAAAACGGAAACGTTGTCTGTGATAATACCACAAGATATACCACAATGATCGTTGAATCTAAGCTCTCATATGAAGAATTTGTGGATTTGATATGTCTTCGCATACAAATTCAAAAGGAATTTTATAGGTTAActttaaaattactctacagtcACCTAGGGTTTTCTCAATCGTTAGAGATCTTTAGCGACGACAACCTAGAGGTGTTGTATTACTTAGCGATGAATAAACCAAGGTTTCAACCTAACGTTCATGTTATCGTTGAGCAAATATAATCAATCCATCAATCTAGTTGTATGGAGCTGTTACGGGGTTTTACTACTGCATCAAAAGTTGTCACCTAACATACCATGCTACAACATTACACCTCTCTTGACCAGACTGAAGCTCCTCTGATTCGGATGGTGTTGTGCCCAAACCTGAAATTCCACCTTAATATGAGTCTAGAAACATACCTCAACATCCACAAGGTAACGTAAACAACTTTGTATACCCTGAAGGCTTAACGAAATGGATTTCTGGAGTGCACAACTCCTACACGTTGTTCGGAATGATATGTTTTTCTCAAGTAAAGAAGAGTTGATGCTCGACATTTGTTCATGGAATATTGAATGTAACAAAGAGATGTATGTCATTGAAAGCACAACAAAGAAATGGAGATCTAGATGCTACACAACAAACCCAAAGTGCAACATTAATCTTCACAGCGGCCCGCCTTGTGCGTGGTATGCTAATGCCCGTAGGAAGACCAGTGATAGCATGTGGCAACTCACTAGATGGGTTGATTCACACAACTGCTACAGGACTGTAGTGGGGAACAGCAACAGATGTATGAAATCTAAGGATATTGCAACACGAATCCTTCACCACATACATGATAACATCACATTTCCTGTAAAGAGCATTCAGGCACATATAAAAGACCGTTTGGGTGTTGATATTTCTTATAGCAAAGTGTGGCGGGCTCGGCAAGATGCAGTCGAGAGGATTTACGGTTCTTGGCTAAGTTACTTTAGGAACTTACCGACGTACATTGATTCATTAAAAAAGCGTAACCCTACAACTTTTGTTGAATGGTTACACGAACCCAATGGTTCATCCGAGATTGAAACTTTTAAATACGTGTTCTGGGCGTTTGGGCTGGTGATAAATGCATTTCAATATTGCAtgccagttgtatccgttgatgGTACATTCCTTAAGGGGTCATAGAAGGGAAAGTTACTAATTGTAGTCACAAAAATGCAAACAATTTGATTCTTCCACTATGTTTTGCGATTGTTGATGAAGAGACGGTGGAAAGTTGGACTTGGTTTTTCCAACATCTGTGGGAACACATCGCAAGGCACCGCGGGAAAAAATTGTGTGTTATATCCAACATGCACAAGGGTATTATTAACGTAGTTAGTAATCTTGCAGTATGGCGACGGAATGTTGTTCATCGTTTTTGTCTTCGGCACATTCGAAGCAACCTGATGCAGAAGTTTAAGATAAAAGAACTAAAGGAAATTTGTTGGGATATTGGTAGCACCACACAACAAAGGAAGTACGATCATTCGATGGATTTGATGAAGGGCATCCTGCCAGAGGCGTGGGAGTATTTAGAAGAGATAGGCGAAAGTAGGTGGACTCTTGTACATGATAGAAACAATCGTTGTTGGGGAACACTAACGACTAACATCTCGGAGAGCTTTAACCATGCGCTAAAGTGAATTAGGATGATGCCAATAAAGGCCATCATTGAGCGTACTTTCGACAAGACGGTGGAGCATTTTCTAATAAACAACCAGGTTGCCCACAACTGTACAACCCGGTTAACTCTGTATAGGTTCGAGTGGTATCGAATTCATTACCAAAATTCTAGACACCATCGATTACAAGAGTACAATTATGTTAGCGGAAGGTACCGAGTTATATCAAAGATACAGACAAATGAATGCGGAGGGAACGATTACACCGTTGAGTACTACAAAGAAACATGCACATGTGGTAAGTGGCAAATGCAGAGGTTTCCTTGCTCGCGTGCTATCACAGTCAGCCAAAACAAAGGGGACTCACCGCACAACACTATCAATAAGATATACTATAATGCTGCGTACAAGGAGCAGTACACAGGTGATTTTTTTCCATTGGACGACCCAAAAACATTggtagaaccagcttggaaaATAAAACCAAACACGTCAAGAATAACCACTTCACGTGGTAGAAGGAAGTCAAGGTGTATTTGTTAGGATCGGAGgatgtcatgattgtgtttgtttgtatatattGAACATTCAGAGAATATGAAACAGtaaaaagtgcagcggaaatgaatacaaactttgttaaacacaatccAAGGAGAGagtagtttgataaacaattgctcttCATCAGTCGAAAGGTTACAaagcaaatcaaaagattacaagcatgcttacagtactaagctccccctcagcctaatgctccaaggttggttgtacaagatgaaaggattgaattgaggagaagaactcactcaaaacgatcaaatgtaacaatacatagtactgttacatttatagacaatccaaaccactgaagcatctcagctgacgtcaccatgaaagtgacatctaacaacctaacaaactctatctactgatctatacaactactgctttgctaactattgatattgcattacattacatgagatgaataaaactgctgctgcatcattctactgctgtgaacccaggagtacttgtcatgatcagcagtgcttgactcaaggcagcagattgaacagcagggctttAACTTTCATCAGTCTTTGTGTTGAACAGCAGTTGTGGGTCAGCAGACGTTGATAAAAGCAGTACTTTTGAGTATAGCAGATGTTggagccactgtcaaggggaaagctcatagtaaacagctgcttattgtgagtccactgttgtgatccggttttggctttcattatatgttcctctggtagtgttcaatcccaacaatctccccctggaacagataatgccaaaacccttcattattcaggaccttatcagaagttccttagcttgttcTTTAAATTCTACTTCAAACTTCTTGGAACtcaggtcatcttcatccctacacaatgtaagttcaaggagatcctgcaaatcttcaacactaaggcctagtgcttctttccttgatatagaCTTCATTtcgccattggatctgaccaaggtcaatacgtgggtcttttgattagACATCTactttagtacttttaatcctaatgggtttcttgggagagatttatttgatgatgagtttggagatgttggccttgTGAAAACTTGTAggctttcagacattcttttgaaggccatcTCAATGACTTTGTTAGCTgtagctatgtcttctgcagtctctttttCGATCAGCTCTTGCCTTTCAAGGTCTGTCATGCCTGtcgaagtgtttggtgatgcaggcttggttaataccttcttaaaaaggttctgaagctttgttgagttctcttcttttagtcccattttcatgatggcatcattgaagtactcagcttccttttctttggcctcttcttcagacagttgttttccttcttcttggtttgtcacaagagtaggattatctgctgatttgaacagtgttttgaggctttcaatctgctgttcaagcttcatcatttgttcacgtttctttgaagcgcctgaaacagttatctttcttttcttcagcctttcataggcttcatcagtctgctgttttgaccattttgatatggatTCAGCATAATCCACTTTAGCATCCATcagctcctttttctttttcttgtacTCAGTAgttaggtcagcaatgagctttttgtatttgctccaattcggagcattcttcttctttttaggatcattcttgattctgtcaatcctattagcctcatgctttagagcgactattggccattcttcaaactgtttttcttcagcaggatagaacttttctttcatgatatagGCTTGATATTCTTTTCTTAATTTATTTCGTTGATCAGcttttctttgttcagttcttgTGCAAACTCTTCTATCTGCTTCACTTTTGAGAGGAAGAATTCCAGTTTTTCAGCAACGGCTTCGTCACTTAGACCTCCACTTTCAACTTTTGCTCTTACTTTAGCCTGTCTTTCCTTGAGCTTgagataatcatccatatcctctggtgccataaagcctatgagtgaggggaatcttctttttgaaggatcttcctCTGTATaaaattgcctcatctcatttttgatagcttctaGTTCTAGTGGAcattttgcagcattaggatcgtGTATGTCCTCatcggcagagattggctttctttttctggggaagagctttggttgtgatgtaggagtgatgagagcagtggtggatgattgactaacagctgttgagacaactggtgtttcaaccgctgttgtcatttcaactactgatgtatcagcagatgtcttctgcttttgagcaggggttgtgatggcAGTGGTTTGAGTAGTGATGAGtggctgactaacagtagtttgaacaacaggtgtttcaaccactgctttcattacaacagatgttgtaacatctgttgccttctgctttttggcaggaggtgatgatggggtggctgtttttgatggtgatgatggttttggtgctgtagacatagatggtggtggagcagtagttgtggtggtgtgtggtgatgtggtgtgtgttgatactgcagttttggtttggctactttctggctcaacatatataccatcatcaattccctttttcttccacttgatcttctccccctttttggcattatctgggaagggttcattcatgaaaagaacagtggagggaacctttccagaggcactttgaatgtgagcctttatagctttaatatctgcctgagtatctttgaatcttgattccaccatatttgtcagcttttgtacatgtatagcatgttgctgatctgccatctgTTTTTGTCTatccagcagtggttggaataggttccataactcatttgcagcacgTGCCTGTTGAgtaggtgcttgagcaggaggagcagtggattgggctttctggacttttaacagctgctgcaccatatcttttatttcagcaacaGAGGTTTCAAGGTTTTTGACCCTGcgcgtcaattcctgatattttgaatcatcacctgaattaacaggatcatctgaatccccaccagcagtggttttaccaatgtatgacttaggaacagagtcccaaaagtcagccattgatgccccttgttcttggtactggggacttctttcttcagcacttgataaccttttgatgttgccagtagttaaaacaaactcactggtggttctcagtggtgctattgaagaaattgccttcaagggagtcttatgaatgtaaccactgtccaaatgcaaaccagtgggttcaacatttgtagtggctgctccacttgaactactgacaggaattacttgtaattcctgcagtgtaacctccttagttgttgctgggataacagagatatcaacatcagacccagtcacttgtgggagtatactctcagtgataggtgtttgagaggaactggtttgtgtctgagtaataccAACTGTATGCAACAAAGGTACATTGATTGTGGTAATATGGAGGGTGAGGGTgaaggagttgaaagagacatgtccttgggattaggactgtggaagatggatccgagtgggtctagagcttcatattgtggggtccctatGTGTAGGATCAGTTTGACCTCTAGAATGAGTCAATTTGAGCAATACACACTAATTGAGTGGCGGAAACACTCAATCAGAGCAGAATCAGtaagaaagagtagaaaataGATGAAGATACGTTGCAGATACTTTAACTACTTGCTTTTCATTCACTTTGACTTGAAATTTCGGCAGAGTAACAGTACACTTTCAGATCTGACCGGTTAGAATGAAAAGCACAcaagcctatatataggcattcCTGACCGTTTGAACTAACACACACCGTGTCAAACGGCCAGCTTAcatacccttccgtttgaaactcaAACGGACTAGTTTCAAACGGACAGCCAATAATCAAACTAAAACTTTACATATTTGACCCCtaaactatacaaacttgacatatttagaccctagacttaagacataggctttagacatactgcatcaacaaactccccc
Above is a window of Helianthus annuus cultivar XRQ/B chromosome 14, HanXRQr2.0-SUNRISE, whole genome shotgun sequence DNA encoding:
- the LOC110919424 gene encoding uncharacterized protein LOC110919424, whose protein sequence is MDFWSAQLLHVVRNDMFFSSKEELMLDICSWNIECNKEMYVIESTTKKWRSRCYTTNPKCNINLHSGPPCAWYANARRKTSDSMWQLTRWVDSHNCYRTVVGNSNRCMKSKDIATRILHHIHDNITFPVKSIQAHIKDRLGVDISYSKVWRARQDAVERIYGSWLSYFRNLPTYIDSLKKRNPTTFVEWLHEPNGSSEIETFKYVFWAFGLVINAFQYCMPVVSVDETVESWTWFFQHLWEHIARHRGKKLCVISNMHKGIINVVSNLAVWRRNVVHRFCLRHIRSNLMQKFKIKELKEICWDIGSTTQQRKYDHSMDLMKGILPEAWEYLEEIGESRWTLVHDRNNRCWGTLTTNISESFNHALK